One window of Parabacteroides sp. FAFU027 genomic DNA carries:
- a CDS encoding radical SAM protein, producing the protein MRIYEPTGRAREYSPLALNYFKGCTHNCRYCYVNRLNETARNGISQYMIHEVPDEMKFKVLEESAKKYQGCNKQILLCFTGDPYSESLQESTTKVLGILNKYEHKVSILTKGGNRVLNDIDLFNQFKSRDLFTESIPRIIVGASLTFDNDDDSLKWEPGAALPQERIESLRVLSEAGIKTWASFEPVIYPEQSLNLLHQVSPFVDYVKIGKVNDYSGWDKQIDWNDFIVRAVAICRQTGLKFYIKDDLAAFNRDTVFRDEERNSDLFCL; encoded by the coding sequence ATGAGAATATACGAACCAACAGGAAGAGCCAGGGAATATTCACCGCTCGCATTGAATTACTTCAAAGGTTGCACTCATAATTGTCGGTACTGCTATGTAAACAGGTTAAACGAAACAGCACGAAATGGTATATCTCAGTATATGATACATGAAGTCCCTGATGAAATGAAATTTAAGGTGTTGGAAGAGAGTGCGAAAAAGTATCAGGGATGTAACAAACAGATTCTCTTATGCTTTACAGGCGATCCTTATAGCGAAAGCCTCCAGGAATCGACAACAAAGGTGCTTGGAATTCTGAATAAGTACGAACATAAGGTTTCTATTTTGACTAAAGGGGGCAATCGTGTACTTAATGACATTGATTTATTCAATCAATTCAAGAGCAGGGATTTATTTACAGAAAGTATCCCTCGCATTATAGTTGGAGCTTCACTAACGTTTGATAATGATGACGACTCTCTTAAGTGGGAGCCAGGAGCGGCGTTGCCTCAGGAGCGGATAGAATCACTTCGTGTATTATCGGAAGCCGGGATAAAGACGTGGGCGAGTTTTGAACCCGTAATATACCCCGAGCAATCACTCAATCTGTTACATCAGGTAAGCCCTTTTGTTGATTATGTGAAGATTGGCAAAGTTAATGATTACAGTGGTTGGGATAAGCAGATTGATTGGAATGACTTTATCGTAAGGGCTGTTGCTATTTGCCGACAAACCGGATTAAAGTTTTATATCAAAGATGATCTGGCTGCATTCAATCGGGATACTGTTTTTCGTGATGAAGAAAGAAATTCCGATTTGTTTTGTTTGTAA
- a CDS encoding N-6 DNA methylase, with amino-acid sequence MGHNEYVIRRDKTLSDILFIDKFFDVIVANPPYGVDWKLYRIFWPI; translated from the coding sequence ATGGGGCATAACGAATATGTCATTCGTCGCGATAAAACATTGAGTGACATATTATTTATCGACAAATTCTTCGATGTGATTGTCGCCAACCCTCCTTATGGTGTAGATTGGAAGCTATACAGGATATTTTGGCCGATTTGA
- the fic gene encoding protein adenylyltransferase Fic, producing MNGQQKISIRFFDDREVRALWDEQNAKWWFSVLDIVAVLTDQNDYSKTRNYWKYLKAKLKKEGSQLVSATTQLKLTAADGKKYKSDMLDYNGIIALGKTFPGIKANRFIEWFTYSDETIDGKSKTKAYALFESSFIDSIEVGTTKGLQQIHAYLFGGLYDFAGQIRQKNISKGGFRFAMSQYLDTTLKQIEAMPENTFDEIVDKYVEMNIAHPFMEGNGRSTRIWLDLILKKRLKKCVDWSKISKTDYMNAMVASAAKSDTLKKLLNAALTDQIDSREMFMKGIDYSYYYEEN from the coding sequence ATGAACGGGCAGCAAAAAATATCCATACGTTTTTTCGACGATCGCGAAGTACGGGCATTATGGGACGAGCAAAACGCCAAATGGTGGTTTTCGGTGCTGGATATTGTAGCCGTGCTTACCGACCAAAACGACTACTCCAAAACCCGTAACTATTGGAAATACCTGAAAGCTAAATTAAAGAAAGAGGGTAGTCAGTTGGTTAGTGCCACTACCCAACTGAAACTAACGGCAGCTGACGGTAAAAAGTACAAGTCGGATATGCTCGACTATAATGGCATTATTGCTTTAGGCAAAACTTTTCCCGGGATAAAGGCCAACCGCTTTATCGAATGGTTTACCTATAGTGATGAAACGATCGACGGAAAAAGCAAAACAAAAGCCTATGCGCTGTTCGAAAGTTCGTTTATCGACAGCATAGAGGTGGGCACGACCAAAGGTTTACAGCAAATCCATGCCTATTTGTTTGGTGGCTTGTACGACTTTGCCGGGCAAATCAGGCAAAAAAACATTTCGAAAGGCGGATTCCGATTCGCTATGTCGCAGTACCTCGATACCACATTAAAACAAATAGAAGCGATGCCCGAAAACACTTTTGATGAAATTGTAGATAAATATGTGGAAATGAACATTGCTCACCCCTTTATGGAAGGCAATGGTCGTAGCACCCGGATATGGTTGGATTTGATATTGAAAAAACGCCTGAAAAAATGCGTGGATTGGAGTAAAATAAGCAAAACGGATTATATGAACGCTATGGTGGCAAGTGCGGCAAAAAGTGATACCCTGAAAAAACTGCTGAACGCTGCCCTGACCGATCAAATTGACAGCCGCGAAATGTTCATGAAAGGAATTGATTACTCCTATTATTATGAAGAAAATTAA